The sequence GGGCCTGATGAACCTATTTCTCATAACCGAGGAGGCTACCGATGAGGTGCTTGCGTCGAGCTATTACCTCTCATACGGCAGCCAGTTCCGCAAGATTGCCATTATAGAGCTGAAAAGGGTCAGGATCGGCGAGGAAATGTTTTGCTTCATCAGAAATTACAATAAGCAAAGTATAGCCTCGTCGACGCGGAAGGAGAAATTCGATCTATATCAGAAGCTCGATCTTATCGAAGACCAGAGAATAAAAAGTGAAATCACGCGCCAAATAGACCGGTGGTTCGAGTGGGGCTGGGAGGTTAACCCACGCACTGTTTCAACACCGGAATATATTACGTTTGAATGGAAGACCGACCAGAGTATTTGGGCCTATTTATATATTAAAAATAAAAAACAGAAAAATACATCGGATGAATACAGAAAGAATAGTATTGTCATTCATACGAGAAAGGCTTGGGAATCGGATTACTCGGAAATAATCGAATGGTTTAACACACTGAGGAATACATATAAGGTGTATGTCCGGAATCCGGGAAAGTCAGGGGATTATCTATATTATTGTATCGATATCTCGGATTATGATTCGGATGAGATGGTTATTGTGTTTGAGAAAATGAATAAAGTGGCAGAAATAAGTAAGAAGAATCATAGAAACATGCGGAACATCATCTGAAAAGGGAGTATCAACTGTAATCGCCGAATAGGAAGTTCGGCGTCGCGAGGATGCCCCAGGATGGGGCTTCCGGAGCGAAAGGCGAAATGCTCTTATGGCCATCGCCATAATGCGACAAATTAGCACAGATTTTCAGTGACAGATAAACCTGAATTTATAAACGATATCAAAAGTGAGCCCCTCGCAAAAAAGCCGACCGTCTCACGGTCAAGCCCTGCCCTGGACAGGGGCAAAATTAAAAAGCGCCTTTATTTTATTGTGATAAATAATATTTTTTAAAAGTACCGGAGAAATATTGTGAAGACTAAAATAATATGTATCGTATGTATTCTATCCACACCATTCCTCTGGGGAAAAAATAGAAATGATCTATTTTTAAAAAACTACATGGAAGGAAATCATCTTAATGGCACGGTCGTAATTGAATCATTAAAAACAAAAGAAAGACATGTATATAATGAAAAACGATCAAAAGAATATTTTTTGCCCGCATCGACGTTTAAAATAGTCAATACGCTGATTGCCCTGTGGGAAAAGGTTATACATGATGAAACTGAAATAATAAAATGGGATGGCAAGGACAAGGGGCGCGTGGAATGGAATAAGGACCAGAATTTGAAAAGCGCCTTTGCCGTGAGTTGCGTATGGTTTTACCAGGAATTGGCAAAGAGAATTGGAAATGACAGGTACCTGATATATTTAAGGAAAATCAGATATGGAAATATGAAAACCGGAAGTGGAGTTGATTCATTCTGGCTCAATGGTGATCTGCGAATATCCGCCGTTGGGCAAATCAGCGTTCTTAAAGACATTTATGCGAAAAACGGCCCCTTTGATGGCAGTGCCTATGAAATTCTTAAATCAATAATGATTGTTGATAAAACTGATGATTATATTGTGCGGGCCAAAACGGGTGCTGCTTCAAATGTCGGATGGTATGTGGGTTATCTGGAAACCGGGGATGATGTTTATTTTTTTTCATGCAATATTGATATCGCTGATAACGAACAATTGAAATATCGTAAGGAAATAATATACACGGCTTTTAAAGAACTGGGAATAATCAAATAGTTGTTGATGAAGTGCTCGGGGGTATCAATATCTTAACTGATGCGGTTCGACGCCGGCTGTCAGGCCATAGCCGCTCCGCTCCCCGGCATCGCGCTTATCCCGACGTCTGCGGCGCGGTTCGGTGGAGGTGAGGGCGCGCCTACACTGCGGCGCGCTGCGGCAACCCGCTTCACGGGTTCAGATATGTTTGGAAAACGAGAGAAGATACATATGGATATGCAGAGAATTATCGAAGAATTAATACAAAAGCAGCAGCACGCCCTCGACTGTGGCAATCCGCCCTTTGCCGCGGTTATCGAGTGTGAGGATGAGATCCTTGCGTCTGCGGCAAATGACTCGCGTACAACCGGAAATCCCTTGCGTCATGCGGAAATGCTGGCGATTGAGTGCGTAATTGAAAAGCATGGCCCCGCAGTCCTTCTGAAATCGCATCTCTATTCGACCAATGAGCCCTGTCCAATGTGCGTTGGAGCGTGCATCTGGTCCGGTATTCCCAATGTTACTTACTTTCTCGCGCAGGAGGATGTCGCCAGGATCAGGGGATGGGGTAGGTTTATCCCGGCAAAGACCATAGCCTCGGCGGATGACTCGGGCATATGTATCAATGGTCCGATTATGAATGAAGAAATGCTGCGGATGCATGAAAAATTCTGGAGCGCCGATGGCAATTCGAAGAAAAAGCATTCAATCCATTTATCTTCTTAAGACCTGACGACTCGAAGCAGGGGGCGTTATCCCGCCAGCTGCGGCGCGGTTTTTCACAAAGAGTCACCGGCCAGGAGGGCCGGCCCTTCGACAGGCTCAGGATTAACTTGCGAGGATGGCCCAGGATGGGCTTTCCCGGCTAGGATAAATATCTATTAACAGGAATTCCTCCCATGTTTGACCAATTGAATAAAATCAACGCGCGGCCAAGGCCTTTTGAATATTACACCGCCCCTGAATTATGGACGGACGATCATACGTCGCATAGGATGCTGGAGTATCATTTGAACGGATCGATCGACGTCTCCTCGCGAAACATCAATTTCATCGATAGGTCGGCTCAATGGATAATAAGCCATTTCGGTCTTAATGCCGATTCCGAGATAATCGATTTCGGGTGCGGTCCTGGACTGTACACGACTCGTTTTGCCAGGAAAGGCATCGGTGTGACCGGAATTGATTTTTCTAAGAGATCGATTGAATACGCAAGGCGGGCGGCTCTGGATGAAAAACTGGATATCAACTATATTTGCAGCAATTACCTTGATTTTGAAATATCGCGCACCTTTGATCTGATAACCATGATCATGTGCGATTTCTGCGCCCTGAGCCCGGATCAGAGAATGCTCATGCTCGGCACGTTCAAAAGCATTCTGAAGCCGCGCGGCTCCATTCTGCTTGATGTCTATTCCATGAATTCGTATAATGCGAGGGAAGAATGCTCCATG comes from Spirochaetota bacterium and encodes:
- the blaOXA gene encoding class D beta-lactamase; translated protein: MKTKIICIVCILSTPFLWGKNRNDLFLKNYMEGNHLNGTVVIESLKTKERHVYNEKRSKEYFLPASTFKIVNTLIALWEKVIHDETEIIKWDGKDKGRVEWNKDQNLKSAFAVSCVWFYQELAKRIGNDRYLIYLRKIRYGNMKTGSGVDSFWLNGDLRISAVGQISVLKDIYAKNGPFDGSAYEILKSIMIVDKTDDYIVRAKTGAASNVGWYVGYLETGDDVYFFSCNIDIADNEQLKYRKEIIYTAFKELGIIK
- a CDS encoding nucleoside deaminase, with product MDMQRIIEELIQKQQHALDCGNPPFAAVIECEDEILASAANDSRTTGNPLRHAEMLAIECVIEKHGPAVLLKSHLYSTNEPCPMCVGACIWSGIPNVTYFLAQEDVARIRGWGRFIPAKTIASADDSGICINGPIMNEEMLRMHEKFWSADGNSKKKHSIHLSS
- a CDS encoding class I SAM-dependent methyltransferase; amino-acid sequence: MFDQLNKINARPRPFEYYTAPELWTDDHTSHRMLEYHLNGSIDVSSRNINFIDRSAQWIISHFGLNADSEIIDFGCGPGLYTTRFARKGIGVTGIDFSKRSIEYARRAALDEKLDINYICSNYLDFEISRTFDLITMIMCDFCALSPDQRMLMLGTFKSILKPRGSILLDVYSMNSYNAREECSMYEYNQLSHFWSADDYYSFQNTFKYDDVKVILDKYTIIEKSRKRVVYNWLHYYSVDSLKEEFEENGLIITELFSDVSGSEYGPESLEIAVVAQTL